ctgtattaaTATATGGAAATGTTCTGATGGTGTTTGTTAAGGTGTAAAAGATGAAGGTTGACGtcctagaaaaacaaaaaccaaactaAAGAAAACTCCTAAAAATGATTGCAGGAAGACAAGTTTACTTAAGTTGTTTGGCATGTAGTGACAGATTCAAAAGTTTGTAGTACATTTATTATACATCTATCTTACACTTATGTCCAAAGGTTCTAAGCAACTTAAGGTATCATGACCATGCAGTATTAGTCTGCACAAACAGAAACTTGGCCgaaagatacaaaataatgcACCTTCAGCTTGGAAAATaccatgttatttatttgtgaattaaTAATGTTCTCTGGCTCAAACTAATGCAACCTGTTTTGGCTTTCTATCTTGGTCAGTTGTACTGCAGTGGTTGTGGATGGGCAGCAGGGAGTGCTAAAGGCAGAGACTTCACCTTTTATCTTCAAGAAAATGTGAGAATCCCTAAGAGAACTCTGTGCAGGATTGAGAGGGTCAGATAAAGTTTGCTCGCCCCTCAAgttcagcctgtgtgtgtttgataaagTTCTCCGTGCAAAGATCTGAGACTTGCACGAGTCTCAGCAGTCCAAAACACTCCTTCAAATCttgctgacagaggagaggagtggaTAGAGTTAATATGAGAAAGCTAATGAATATGAATGAGATAAATGAAAGCTGATGAATGTTATCCCTTATCTCCATAAAGATTGGACAATTCCCTTGAACCTCTgccaaggacacacacacaataaagaacAAATTTGAAGAGTTAGCTTGTGTAGCAATTTGATGGATATTGATAAGGTTACATCACAAATGTGGTGATATATAATGTTTGTAAGAGAACAGCGAGTATGATCCAAGCggagaaacactgaggaggCTGCAGTTCATAATTTTATAGTTTGTCCACCGTCGAAAATCAATGTAGATTTTAACAATATCCTGGGGCGGTAATGTTAGTGGAGTTATTAAAATGAATCTGTCTATTAGGGTCTTCTATTCCCGACAGTCCACTACTCTGATGAAGAGATATATACTCTCattttcctcttcattttcctgGTGTCAGATCAATCATGCACCATCCCAAGTCAAGGTGAAACGCATCAAAGTGTCGTTCCCCATATTGTCAATGATTCAAAGGAAACTCCGACACACAGACGGGCAggcagacaaacagaaacacagcatcAACAAGCGAGTTAGGGGGAAACAAACAGCTATGATACCCGGAGAGATTAATCTGCTTTATTGCCAGTCCTCAAGAGCAAaacagggggtggggggaattCACTGTGAACAAAACTCTTAGTCGTAAAAATGAATCATAAACAACATCAGGCCCGATGTATGGTAAAAAGGTCCTTTGATAAAGTCTGTCCAATCTACGAGATAAGATACGCTAGTGAAACTTTGCTCACAAACGGTTGGCTTCAGAGCACTCAGGTGAGATGACACAGAGGTGGATGTTCTTGTAAATGAAAGTGTCAGCTGCAGGATAGAGTCAGTATAGATCTGGGAAGTGTTCGCCATGCTGTGGACTGCAAGTCTCTGCCTCTTCTTGGCGCCGTCCATCCTTGGAGCTCCggcaaacaaacagagacagaaggtGCTGCTGATCTCCTTTGATGGATTCCGGTGGGATTACGACCGTGATGTGGACACCCCACACCTCGACAAAATGGCCAAGGACGGAGTCAAAGCCCTGTATGTGACACCTCCTTACCTCACTATCACCAGTCCAACACACTTCACCCTCTTGACAGGTAAAGTGTTTCATTTTCTACCACAGTGCTTCCTGTTGGCAGGGGATCTGCATATCATGGCGGAATAGGAAACTGCTCAGAATGTACTTTGCTAGGATTGAAAAAAAGCCAGGGGAAATAGGAATTAGTTGTAATTGAATGTCCCAGGGTCCAACAGCTTTTATAGCTGAGTAAGATAATTATGCTTGGATGACTGAGGGAAGAAtttcctccttcttttcttattttgactCTCAAATCATCAGAGCCAGCTCAAAGAAATTTAACTTCCTTGAAATTAAATTCTTCTAATCTCCAAAGTTGGTCATAAGACCTTGTCCAAAAGCTTCATGCCACTCAGCCCGTTAAGTTGATAGAATTTTTAATGTGAATGTGTCACGCTGTGAATAATGAGTGCGAGCAGACTGACAGTGATTCTCTTCTGTAGGCCGCTACATTGAGAATCACGGGGTAATCCACAACATGTGGTTCAACACAACCACCACTGAGAAGAAGCCTTACTATCAGACTCAGTTTGTGAATGAGTGGTGGGACAATGGCACTCTGCCTATCTGGATCACAGCGCAGCGGCAGGTCTGTGCAGAACAATTCCCATCTTATCCCTCTGAGACATTGTTTTGCAGTTTGCAGCAGTAGAAACCATTCCTCTTGACAAAACACCTATACAAAcctgctgaaaaaaaatcagcttcTGTAAAATTGCCTTAAAACATAATGCAAATCCAAAACCAACTGATTTGATTTCTATGTATGTTGACCCACAGTACACAGATCAACCCCTGGCCTGCTTTCAAACATGTCAAGCACAtgtgttatatttatatgtgGGTGTTAATGTGTCTCTTTCCTACCCTTCCAGGGCCTTAAAGCTGGCTCCCTACACTTTCCTGGAACAGCTTCCAGTTACCAGGGAGAGGTTGCTATGGTGCAGGAAGTGGAGCCAATACTTTACAACTACAAGAATGAGACTGCTTGGCAAGAAAACGCAGACAAGGTGATGGAATGGTTCAGCAACCAAGATCTGGACTTCATATCCCTTTACTTTGGGGAGCCAGACGGCACCGGTCACAGGTACGGCCCCGACTCCCCGGAGCGACAGGAGATGGTGAAGCAAGTGGACCGCACAGTGGGCTACATTCGATCTTCTGCCGAACAACACGGGCTGAACGATAGACTGAACATCATCATCACAGCAGACCACGGCATGAGCACGGTTTACCGAAACGGTCTGGTGGAAGAGATCACGCTGTCCAAGATCCCGGGGTTCTCGTTCAGCGACCTTTCCTTTCACCTAGTGGACTTCGGGCCTTCTGGGATGCTGTTGCCTAAGCCAGGCAAGCTGGAGAAGGTCTACCAAGCCTTGAAGGGGTCCCATCCACACCTCCATGTGTTCAAGAAGGAGGAGATGCCAGAGCGCCTCCACTTCGCTAAAAACGATCGAATCCTCCCCATCATTTTATGGTCCGACCCTGGATATGTAATCAACGGGGTGGGTTGAAAGATAGGAGTAAAGATTCTTTGTCATATCTTTTCTTGGTCATAGATGGGTTGTTTGACACCTGGAAAACTGTGGAAATATAAACTACTTACCCAATCAGTTAGAAATGATCAATCGTATCCAACCAAATGCTTTCCCTGACATCACTGACTTGGGTTTAGCCAAAAAAGCAACGAGTTGGAAAGTTAAAACCATAGAAAGATCTGCAGCAGGAGTTTTCCGCCCGCTGCAAATACTATTGATTTACCCTTTAAAGTGAACAGTCACCTCAGGTTGCCATTTGTGCCCATCAACGTGCCAAGCTACAGAGTGCAGTTTAAAAGCACCagcaaaatgtgaaaacagtACTACAACAGATATTATGAATATCACTAACTGAATATAAGGCAACTAAATATGCACTGATAAATAGCCAGATATACAATATTCACATGCCCCCCAATTTACCCTAGATATATCCTCAAGCTTTGACTACAGAAATAGTTGAATTACAAGTGGCCTTTTGCTAAAATGGTGAATCTGGACTGCAGAAAAAACCAGCAGTTAAATTCTAATCTTATTATATTACAATTTCAATCAAATGGATTTGCATGTCCTCGGGATAATCCAGGCCTGGCTGATGACATGCAGTGCTCTAAAATGCTTCCTAAAGCTATTCAGGCCTCTAAATTCAAAATTTGCGTTTTCATTAATTCACTCCACTGGGCGGTGACTTTGCATCTGAATATGTCAGTCAGTATAGAGAACCCTCAAGTCTTAGAAATGATCACAAAAGTGTCTTTAAATGCTGAATGAGAGGAAAATAATCAGTCGTGTGAATCCACGGATAAAACATAGATGGATAAAGTCTAGAGGTTATGAATGGTTATGATAATGATTGCATGATCTGACTCTTTATTCCCCCAATTTATGGCCACTTAAACTCCTCTTAGTTTGATCTGAGGGAAGGATAAGCGTGTTGAAGCTGTTACATAATTGCTTTGATAAGGGTGTTCTGCATGCTGATAGTTCTATCACATTTTGTTGGTGCTTTACAGAACATACAACTATAAAGTAATTTACCTTATGAGTGTTATATAAAAGTGTACATTTTATAGATTATCCTTTAGCCAATCCCTTTAGTTTATAGAAGtcacaaagagaaaacagtCCTTCATCCTACAGTATGGAAATGACTCTTCTCTTGGACAATACCTCCCTCTGCTGACTAAATAAGAGCAAGCCATTATGGGTCAATTCTGCTGCCATTACTAACATCACTGGCTTAAGAGAGTTCAAATCTAATTGAATCTAACAAACTGGGTCATGCATGCTATGTGATCCATCCCTCTGTGTCCTTGCAGTATTTTCCGGTTCAGTTCAACAAGGGTGAGCACGGCTTTGACAACGAAGACATGGACATGAAGCCCTTCTTCAGGGCAGTGGGTCCAGCATTTCACAAGAACCTGGAGGTGGGGCCCTTTGAGACAGTGAACATCTACGCCTTGATGTGTCACATCCTGGGCATCCAGCCGGAGGTCAACGACGGCCACCTGAACGCCACCAAACACATGCTGCTTAGCAGCACTACTACTCAGGGTGAGTTTACATCAGGCTAATGAGTCTCTCCCTGTGGCCGCAAAAGTGTGTCGCTCCAacacctgttccttcattactAGGCCATTCATCCATCACTTCCGACTTCAGATGTATGTCCAAATCAGAGCCACTGTAGgttaaaagtagaaagtacatTGAGGATTGCTTATGGTAACTTTGGAAAGATGTTAAGATAGGAGGTCTTAACTTAGGACAACaagtgtattttaaataatagatAATGCTGGAGATTTTCTATACTTTCTAATTGTCACAACAAATTCAATGAAATGACCACAATCAACAATTTGTGGGTTTACCTCTCAATATTCTCTACATTTCATAAATATGGTCAGAGAGTTTGTGATTTTCTAAAACAGtggttttgtgtatttttcagcAAACCTTACTCAAGCAGAaatcatttgtgtatttgttgggGACTATTAGTAGATTAAATGCTGTAGTATTGTCAGCAGGACATCTCTGAAGGCACCAACAAATAGTTTAAGGAGGAGATTTTAGTGTTTGGGCCATGCAGTAAAGAAgttatttgaaataattgtcACAGCACCATCATGTGGTTGGTTGACGCCATGTGGGGCCTGAATAAAGGAAGAACTTTTGTTGTGACGTTTTGTTAACCAAGGTACTTTTAGGGGGAAAActgaaaagaaggaaaataaaactaaggtcccatacaatgtgtttatatcaaaaaagaaatttaaaaagatgtacTTGGAATGAATGTGATCCCTCagtaatgtctgttttttttctgttttcaggcAAAGATGTGGATGTCgtgaaaaatgtcttcattgGACTGGCAGCAGTAGCTGGATTTcttgttgtagtttttataGTAGTGACATCCCAAGCATTACTCAATAAGCGCAAGAACAAAAGGTAATGACTGAGTAATTTGAACTATTTCATTCGTCGTCCTTGTTTTTCCTCTGAAGGGCTAagcaatattttgttttgttatctgatattaatattaatgttacAATATTGCAACGGTAATCAAAATCACGttataatatttcaaataattcCACCGTAATGATTGCATCAAACCAAAATCCATACTacttattttggttttgtttataaaatgatcatcaaaaacacaacaaaataacaattatatccgattatatttctttttctgtgtttcaggtcaGTAAGTTCAGATCAACTTCCGGCAACGgaaaaaacacaccaaactACACTTTGAACACCAcaccaacaaataaaaaacaaaacagaaacatgctgCTACACTCTGTCATTGACAAACAGCTCCCTGCTGGAAATTCCTTCTGGGTATTTCGTTTTGTATCCCATGTGAAGAAATGCACTCTGAATTGCACAAGGATCACAAGAGCAGAGTTTTGCATACCATTTTGTTAATATAATGTTTGTTCAAAAATGGAGAATGTAAGCAAACAGAATGAGTTATAAGTCATTTTATTAAATTCATGAAATAAGTATCTgcttattatttgtttattgtgtttagTGTTCTATTTAGCTGTTTGATGCAGTGACTGACTGGACGTATCGTTATCTATCTCTTTCACAACATgttgtaataaaatgtttacatctACTTATGGTTATGAAGTGTCTTATATTTGTGTAATACCGTAAGTTGCCTTGAAAAATAGCACTCATTGCCTAAACATAGGCCCATAATACAACAAATTATGGTAATTGCTATTTTATAAGatattttaattgctttaaaacaacaaacaagtaAGAGAAGAATGCAGCACAAAAAGACAAGTATATGGCGTTTAATTAAAAAACGATCTTTAATACGATCTGgcttgaaaagaaagaagcaatTATATGATCACTTCTACTTTCATTTACATTAAATGAATAAGTGTTTCGATCAGAGAACGGTGGCTGTCGGGGGACACATTTAAGCAAACACGTTCTCAGTTGCCCGCCTCTCTTGGAGTAACACGTGTCAAGCTATGCACGGAAACAGACCACTTCCTGttacaactttcaaaataatattatttatgaCATCTTTGTGGAAGTTGCACGATTTTTCTTTCAGTTATAATTTTGAATCAACATACTTTGAAACATACTTTGAATAATGTATTGGTTAGTTTGCTGGCTAAAGAAAAGTGACATTGTTGAAGTTAGGGATAGAGTTATTGTTTATATTACttttataacaatatttattacac
The window above is part of the Eleginops maclovinus isolate JMC-PN-2008 ecotype Puerto Natales chromosome 16, JC_Emac_rtc_rv5, whole genome shotgun sequence genome. Proteins encoded here:
- the LOC134878405 gene encoding ectonucleotide pyrophosphatase/phosphodiesterase family member 7-like, which translates into the protein MLWTASLCLFLAPSILGAPANKQRQKVLLISFDGFRWDYDRDVDTPHLDKMAKDGVKALYVTPPYLTITSPTHFTLLTGRYIENHGVIHNMWFNTTTTEKKPYYQTQFVNEWWDNGTLPIWITAQRQGLKAGSLHFPGTASSYQGEVAMVQEVEPILYNYKNETAWQENADKVMEWFSNQDLDFISLYFGEPDGTGHRYGPDSPERQEMVKQVDRTVGYIRSSAEQHGLNDRLNIIITADHGMSTVYRNGLVEEITLSKIPGFSFSDLSFHLVDFGPSGMLLPKPGKLEKVYQALKGSHPHLHVFKKEEMPERLHFAKNDRILPIILWSDPGYVINGYFPVQFNKGEHGFDNEDMDMKPFFRAVGPAFHKNLEVGPFETVNIYALMCHILGIQPEVNDGHLNATKHMLLSSTTTQGKDVDVVKNVFIGLAAVAGFLVVVFIVVTSQALLNKRKNKRSVSSDQLPATEKTHQTTL